The Mucilaginibacter sp. PAMB04168 genome contains the following window.
CTTGTGTTAAATCCATTACGCCTTGTGCCCCACCAAAAGTGCCTAAAATAAATGTAGTTGAGCTTGCCGGATCAGTGCCGGTACCTGTAATGGCATTGGTAGTAAAGCCTAATGCAGATATAGATGTGCCCATAACTGCATAGTTAGATGAATTTCTTAATGTATATCTGGTCCCTTTAAAATCATATACAATAGTGTTTGCTTCGCCGATAGCAATACCGGCATTGCCGTCATTGCTTATGGTAAGCGAGCCGCCGGTTCCAGGTGTTGTCGTTCCACCTCCCGGAGTTGTCGTTCCACCCCCTGGCGTTGTAGTTCCACCACCAGGCGTTGTAGTGCCACTGCCAGGTGTAGTAGTTCCTCCACCCGGTGTAGTAGTGCCACCCCCAGGTGTGGTAGTGCCTCCGCCCGGCGTAGTCGCTGTTCCACCTGTAATTGGAGCCGAAGAAACTTTTATAACCGCCGGATCAGCTTCTTTGCCGCATGATGATAGTGTTGCTACCAGCGCTGTAATCACTAAAAAGCTAATCTGAGATCTTTTAAAGGATGAAAATCTTTTCATGAGATAAAATTGTGATACTGCCTTAATTGTAAATGCTTATAAATATAAGCATTTACAAGGTATAGCTTAAACTTTTCTCTGGTATGGTAACTTTATAGCCATCTGCAAAAAGCGCATCGGCCATGGCTTGCATACTTTCATCTTCGCCGTGTACTAAAAAAACCTGTTTGAGCTTTTCTGGCTTTTGCTGCTTAACGGTATTGACTAAATCATCGTGATCGCCGTGAGCGCTGAACAGATCTGTTTTTTTAATAGTGGCATAAACGGCCATCTCCCGGTCTTTAATATGAACAACCGGATCTCCACGAAGCAGGCGGTAGCCCAACGTACCTTTAGCGCAATAGCCAATAAAAAGGATGGTGCAATAGTAATTCTGAATATTGTTGTACAGGTGATCTTGTATCCGGCCACCCTCCAGCATACCTGCTGATGATATGATGATGCAAGGCTCAAAGTAATTAGCTATCTGGCGGCTATCTTTTAAATTTTCAACGTAGGTAAGGTTGTCAAATTCAAATTCATCGCCTTTGTCGCGGTAGAACTCCTGCGCCTCTTCATTAAGCAAGCCATGGTGTTTGCGGAACACCTGGGTTGAAGCAGAAGCCATCGGGCTATCTACAAAAACCTTTATGGGCGGTAATAAGCCACTACTAAAAATCTTATTAAGCGAGTATACCAAAGCCTGTGTGCGGCCAATACTAAAGGCCGGTATAATTAACCTGCCTGATTCTTTAATGCAGGCTTTGTCAATAGTCTCAATAAGTACCTGCTCAATAGTTTTATCCTTAGAGTGAAAGCGGCCGCCATAGGTAGATTCACTTACTAGGTAATCCACAGGAGGTAATGGTTGCGGGTCATTTAATACCGGGTAGTTGTTACGGCCAATATCGCCTGTAAAAGCTATCGTTTTTTCTTCTCCATGGTCGTTTACCTTTAAAACTACGGCAGCAGCGCCCAGTAAATGGCCTACCGGTATAAACGTCAGCTCAATATCGCCGTTTAAACGGAAAGGCTTATTAAAGCCAATGGTTACCATACGTTCCACCGTATCTATTACGTGCTTTTGCAAGTATAACGGCTGGCGTGTGGTGGAATGATGTTTCCCCCGGCGATGCTTATTTTGCTTGTGCATCTTATTCAAAAATATACTTACCGAGTCCATCAAAAGTAACTCGGCCAGCTCGGCAGTAGGCGGGGTGCACAAAATTTGTCCCTCAAAGCCCATGCGTACCAGGGTTGGTAAGTTACCCGAATGGTCAATGTGCGCGTGGGTTAAAATCACTACGTCTACCTCGGATGGGTTAAACGGAAAATCTTCGTTCGCTTGTATGTTGCGGTCTTTCTCATAATCAAGTCCGCAGTCAATTAATATTTTGTATTGGTTAACCTCTAGCAAATGCATGCTGCCGGTAACCTGACGGGCTGCCCCGTGTATCGTTAAATTCATTTTATATGGTTCATTGGTTCAATGGCTTATTGGTTCAACAGTCTTAGCAGCTAAAAAGCCACTATTAAAACTGATGAACCTTATAAACGATGAACGTTAAGCAGTCGTATCGAACTGCAATTGGCTAAGATAACGGTAAAGGCCTTCTTCGCGGGCAATAAGTTCTTCGTGAGTCCCGCTTTCAATGATACGGCCTTTTTCGAGAACTACAATTTTGTCAGCTTCGCGGATAGTAGAAAGGCGGTGTGCAATGATGATAGAAGTACGGCCCTTCATCAACTCTTCTAAAGCCTCCTGCACCAATCGTTCAGATTCTGAGTCAAGAGACGAGGTAGCCTCATCTAATATGAGTATGGAAGGATTTTTAAGCAAAGCCCGCGCAATAGCAATACGCTGGCGCTGACCGCCTGAAAGCTTAACACCACGTTCGCCAACAATGGTATCATAACCTTCGGGAAAACCGGTGATAAACTGATCTGCATTGGCCCGCTTAGCTGCTTGTATAACCTCCGCCTCGGTTGCATTACGCTTGCCATAAGCAATGTTTTCACGAATGCTGCCGCCAAACAACAATACATCCTGCGGCACTATGGCTACCTGGTTGCGTATGTCGGTTAAAGCATAATCGGCTGCAGGTTTGCCATCAAACAGCATTTGACCGCTTTGCGGATGGTAAAATTGCAATATCAATGCTGCCATGGTTGATTTACCCGAGCCGCTCGGTCCCACAATAGCTACTTTCTGACCGGCTTGCGCTTCTATTGAAACCTCTTTCAATACCTCAATCTCCGGCCTTGAAGGGTAATGAAAATTGATATTACTGAAGGTCAAATTACCTTTTATAATTTGCTTGACGGCATTTTCGCTTTCATGTATCGAAACAGCTTCACCTTGTTCGGCCAAAATTTCCAACACCCGTTCGCTTGCACCAATGGCTTTTTGAAGGTTAGCATACAGATCGGGCAGGCTACCCATTGCCGCACTAATGAAAGCTGCGTATACAATAAAGGTGGTTAACTTTCCAAAGGTCAGTCCGTTATCGTGAATAGACACTAGGTAAGAACCGTACCATATTTCGCAAAAAATAGTACCAAACAAACAGAACACAATAAAGGCACCGAACATACCGCGGTACTTAGCTCCTTTAACAGCCAGCGTTACCACCTCGCTCAGGTTTTTAGTATACCGGCCTGCCTCAAAAGCTTCGTTTACAAATGCCTTAACGTTAGCTATGCCTTGTAAGGTTTCTTCAACAATGGTGTTCGATTCGGCCAGCTTATCTTGCGCCTGACGAGATAGGTTACGAATGAACTTGCCAAAAAATATGGCTATCACAATTAAAAACGGCAGTACCAATAGCAGTGCCAGCGTTAACTTAATAGATGATATAGCCAGTAAAATGATGCCGCCTACCAGAATGATGATTTGCCTGATGATTTCTGCAAAAGTGGTGGTTAGTGTATCTTGTATTTGTGAAAGGTCGGCGGAGATGCGGCTGTTCAACTCTCCAACACGGCGGTTAGAGAAAAAGTTCATAGGCAGCGTTACCAGCTTAAAGTAAGTGTCTCTGCGAATATCTGCCAGCGATTTTTCGGCTACCTGTACAAACCAAGTAATACGAAAGTAGGATACAAACCCCTGTAAAAACAATACCACAATTGCTATTTCGCCTATGGTAACTAAATTGGCCGGTATAAAGCTAAAGTGCTGCTTGCCTTGTGCTGCATCAATCAGTGCTCCAAAAAAGCCCGGAAAAGCCAAGCCTGTTAAGCTTGATATGATAAGAAATATCAAACCGCCAAAAAACTTAGCCCGGTATGGTTTTATGTAGCCAATAAGCTTGCTGATTTTTTGCAAGCTTTGTTTGTTGATCTTTGCTTTTGGTAATTCTTTCTCAGCTGCGTTCCCACTATTCAGTCGTGATCTTGCCATAAAATACTTTCTTCCTCAACTTATTTAAAAGGTAAAAATACGGTTTAAAAGCAGGTTTGCCGGCAAGTGTTGGTAAAATTGACGTTATAATGAAAACGGGGGGATAGTGAGTGGTTTGGAAGTAAGTGCTTGTGTATTTTACAAGAGCTTATTGCAGATTTTTATCTGTCCTTTATCAAATAAGTAAACGTGTTCAACTGTATTATTAAGCTTGAGTTATTGAAAATCAATAATTACACTATCGCCCAAATTGAGGCCTAGCAGGCCACTGGCGTTACCTTTATTAATGGCAATTTCCAGGTGATCGCTAATGCCGAAGAGACAAAGCTTTTCACCTTCGGGCACCTCGTTATAGTGCCAGCTCAGGTGGGTAATGGTTTCGTTACGCTTAAAGTAAAGTACAAAGCGTCGTCCTTGCTGCACCCGGTTAAAAAAGTCTTTAGTAATGTTGGTGATCACGTTCTGAAACGAGTCGATATAAATTACCATACCCCTGATCTGGTTGCGCTCAACGGCAGGTTGCAGCGTCATTCGTTTTTCGATGCTGTGTACCGGCAGGCCAATGGCGTTTAATGTGCCTCCCTGGGCCAGGTGGCAAGCAGCTTTCACAAAAATATCAGATAAGGGAAAGTGCAAAAACTTTAAATCCTGCAGTATGTTAATCTCTACCATCTCCTCCGGTTCATCATCAAATATGAGTGAAAAGATACCATTATCGGCTCCAACAAAGTAATGATTACGGTACCTGATGGCTAAAAAACGGTTCTCTTCACTGTATACCGTATCTATGCCAATAAGATGTACTGTTTCTTCAGGGAAATAGTAAAAACTGTTCTTTAAAATGAAAGCAGCCTGTTGTATATTGAAGGCTGCTACCGAGTGGGTTATATCTACAATATTAACTGAAGGCGATATCTTCAGGATGCTGCCTTTCAGCGCTGCCTGATAAATATCTTTATCGCCCAAATCAGTTGTTAAAGTGATTATTCCCATTCTTAATTAAAATATTTATTGCTAATCTTGTAAAAGCGTTAGCGAGTGCAAATATTCAAAAATTTAACCATAACGAATCAGCAACTACAAAAATCATTTTCTGTTGAACGAACTTAAAATATCAATTGACCACATAAACCCCGCCGTACTATGGGGACCTAACAATGATCATTTTGAGATCATTAAAAAGCAATACCCTAAGCTCAAAATTGTGGCCCGGGGCAGCGAGGTAAAAGTTTTAGGTGATGAGCAGGAGCTGGCTTTTTTTAATGAAAAGTTTGGCTACTTGTTACAACACGTAGAAAAGTACGATACGCTGAATATTACCGACCTGGAGCGTTTACTAGGCGCCAAACATATCGAAACAAAGACTGCCGATCAGCCAAACGAAAAGCCTGGCAGTACAGGTGAAGTAATTGTTTTTGGACATAACGGCATTATGGTAAAAGCCCGTACGGCTAACCAGCGCCGTATGGTAGACAGCATTACCAAAAGCGACATTATGTTTGCTATAGGGCCGGCCGGTACAGGTAAAACTTATACGGCAGTAGCTTTGGCAGTAAGGGCCTTAAAGAATAAGGAGATTAAGCGTATCATACTTACCCGCCCGGCCGTTGAGGCAGGGGAGAACCTTGGCTTTTTGCCAGGCGACCTTAAGGAGAAGATAGACCCATACCTGCGCCCCCTGTACGATGCGCTTGACGATATGATACCGCCCGAAAAGTTAAAAACTTATTTGGAGAACCGTACCATTGAAATTGCACCTCTTGCCTTTATGCGTGGCCGTACGCTGGATAACTGCTTTGTGATATTGGACGAAGCCCAGAACGCTACTGATATGCAGCTGAAAATGTTCCTTACACGTATGGGACCAACCGCCAAGTTCATTGTAACAGGCGACGTAACTCAGATCGACTTACCTAAGAAACAGCAATCGGGCCTGCACACAGCGCTGCGTATCCTGACCGATATTAAAGGCATCGAGATTATTTACCTGAGCGGCGAAGACGTAGTACGTCACAAACTGGTACGGCGCATACTGGAAGCCTACGGGGATATACAGTAATCTGCGGATACAAGAATTTAGATGTGAGATATGAGATAAGATTCAGGTTAGTTGAGAAATCAATATAACTTTGTCTCAAATCTCAAATCTCACATCTTACATCTAAAATAAATGGAGGCTATTAAACTAACACAATATAATTTTCCCGGGCAAACGGCTTATTACAAAGGCAAAGTACGCGATGTATACACCATAGGAGATAAATACCTGGTTATGGTAGTTACCGACCGTATTTCGGCTTTTGATGTGGTATTGCCAGAGCCTATCCCGTACAAAGGACAGGTGCTGAACCAAATTGCAGCTCACTTTTTAGAGGCAACTGCCGATATTGTACCCAACTGGGTGGTGAACGTGCCCGATCCAAGTGTTACCATAGGTAAAATGTGTGAGCCGTTTAAAGTAGAAATGGTGATACGTGGTTACCTGGCTGGCCATGCTGCACGCGAGTACGCTGCCGGTAAACGCACGCTATGCGGCGTTACCCTACCCGAAGGTTTAAAGGAGAATGATAAGTTACCCGAGCCTATCATCACGCCAACAACTAAAGCATCAGTAGGGCATGATGAGGATATATCAAGAGAAGACATTTTAGCAAAAGGCATTGTATCCGAACAAGATTACCTGCAGTTAGAGCAATATACCCGTGCGCTGTTTGCACGCGGTACCGAAATTGCTGCCGAGCGCGGCCTTATTTTAGTAGATACTAAGTATGAATTTGGCAAAGCCGACGGTAAAATATACCTGATTGATGAAATTCATACGCCCGATTCGTCACGGTACTTTTACAGTGAAGGATATGCAGACCGCCAGCAAAAGGGCGAGGCACAAAAGCAGTTATCTAAAGAGTTTGTACGCAAATGGCTCATCGAAAACGGCTTTCAGGGTAAGGATGGGCAGGTTGTGCCAGTAATGACACCTGAGATCGTCCAATCTATATCAGAGCGTTACATAGAGCTGTTTGAGCAGATCACCGGTAAGCCGTTTGTAAAATCTGACAACCTGGATGTTTTAGTACGGGTAGAAAGTGCAGTTAAAGGGGCGTTGCTAACTTTGTGATTTTATTAATACGTAAATTAGTTATATCTTTAGCCCTATAATTATTTTAACATGAAATTCACTGTTGATAAGCATGAGAAGTATGTTTTGATTAGGCTGAACGAATCAAAGCTGAATTCATTAATTACTCCACAACTAAAATCTGAGCTGATACTGATTAATACCGAGGGACAGCGTAATATAATTTTGGATTTGTGCCAGGTTAAGTTTGCTGATTCATCAGGATTAAGCAGCTTATTGGTAGGTCATCGTTTATGCAAAAATGCCGAAGGTAGCTTTATTTTAGCTTGCCTTAACGAATCGGTTTCTCGCCTGATAAGCATATCGCAATTAGACAACGTACTGACCATTGTTCCTACCACTGAAGAAGCTATCGACCATATTTTTATGGAAGAGATAGAAAAAGAACTGAAAAAAGAAGCAAAATAAGGCTTATGTGTGTTTACCCATTATGAAGTTTGAGGTAACCATACTTGGAAGCAGTTCAGCAACTCCCATTTTTAACAGAAATCCTACGGCACAGGTGCTTAATATTAATGAGCGCCTGTACCTGATAGACTGCGGCGAAGGCACCCAGGTGCAAATGTTGCACTTTGACGTTAAAACCAGCCGCATAGACCACATCTTCATCAGCCATTTACACGGCGATCATTATTTTGGACTTGTAGGGTTATTGTCATCCATGCATCTTAACGGTCGCACCAAGCCGCTCAAGTTGTTTGGTCCGGCTCCTCTCAAAGAAATCATTGACGTACAGTTTAAGTACTCAGATACATCACTCAATTATTTGATTGAGTTTACAGCTACAGATCCTACCGCCCCCCAGCTTATATTAGATAATCAGGATTTAACGGTAGAAACCATACCTTTGGATCACCGTATACCAACCACAGGTTTTTTGTTTAAGCAAAAGAAACGCTTACGTAAAATAATTAAAAATAAGGTTGAAGCCTTAGGCATACCTGTTGAGGATTATCCCTTGCTAAAAAAAGGAGCGCCATACACAGCGCCTGACGGTACGGTTTACGGCAACGAGGACCTTACCGTTGATTCGGACCGGCCAAAATGCTATGCTTTTTGCTCAGACACAATATACAATGACGCGTATTTTGAGCAGATCAGAAATGTGGACCTGTTATATCATGAATCTACTTTTTTGCACAACATGCTGGATAGGGCCAATAAAACTTTTCATACCACAGCGTGGCAGGCAGGGCAGGTTGCGGTACAAACCGAGGCTAAAAGCTTGCTTATTGGCCACTTCTCTGCCAGGTATAAAAGCCTGATGGACCTGCTTGAGGAAGCCCGCAGCGTTTTCCCTAATACTGAACTAGCCATTGAAGGCAATACCTACACCGTAGGTGAAGATATGGTGTAATAAACCCTTTAACGTTATAGCATCAAACTTGCCAATACTTAAATACAGCGCACAAAAAAAGCCAGGCACATGCCTGGCTTTTTTTGTTAAATGCTATTGTTATTAATCACCTTTGCGGCCAAAAACCGAGAAGCTTACATAACGCTTAGGATGCGCTTTTAAGTCGATAAAAAGGTTGTTTAAGTTTGCTGATGCCTCGTTTAAGTTGTTGTACATCTTATCGTCGTTTAAGAGCAGTCCTAACGATCCTTTGCCACTATTGATCCGATTTACAGTCGACTGCAAGTCGGCCATGGCTTTATTGGCATTCTCTAAAGTTTGTTTGATATTCGAATTGGCCAAATCGCTGCTAACCTTTTCAAAATTAGCTGTAGTGGTGTTTAAACGTCCGCTGCTGGTGCGCAAGTTAGATGTCATCACCTCTGCATTGGTTAATATGCCGTTAATGTGGTTTGATTGCGCGCCTACTAAGCGGTCAATTTTTTTGGTAGTCCCTTCGAGTGTTTGCAGCGAGTTGGCAATGCTCATAAAACTGCGGTCAACGTTACGCTGAAATTCAGGATTCAGGATCTTGTTTATAGCAGCAAGGCTGGAGTCGACTCTTTCCATTAGCATTTCGGCTTTACGCTGCACAGGTTGCAGGCTTTGCGCAAGGCTACCCTGAATATCGGCCCGAAGCGTGTCTTTGTTTTCGGCCAGTTCGCGGCTGTTACCCAATTCAAATATAATAGCTTTACTACCTAAAAGGTCTGTACTTTCTAACCGGGCCAGTGTATTGTTCGGAATAGGATATTTAGGATCTACCTTAAACTCAACAATGGTAAAACCGCTCTCGGTTTGCAGGGTCATGTTAGATACATGGCCGATCTGAAAACCGTTAACCAGAATAGGCTTAGATAAGGTTAATCCCTCAACATTGCGGTACAGTGCATAAAACTTGTTTGAGCTGGAAAATACGTCATTACCTTTCAGATAGCTGTAACCTAATACCAGTACAGCTAAACCAATTACCGTAAGTATCCCAATTTTAGTTTCGTTGTTTATTTTCAAGGTAGTATTAGTTAAGTTTTATATTTAGGGAGCCGTTTGCTCCAGTTCGTGCTTATATTGTTTAATTGCTCTTACAATTGAGTTTACAATTTCGGCCTGTCCATCTTCCGAGTTTAAATAATCCTCTTCATCGGGGTTGTTAATAAAGCCTGTTTCAACCAGTACAGATGGCATAGCCGTATGAGCCAGTACCAGTACACCTTGTTCAATTACACCCAGGCTATTGCGGCCATCGGTGTTTGTAAACTCGTTATTGATTAAACTTGCAAGGTGTATACTTTGTTTCCGAAACTTATCACGAAACGCATTTAATGTCATTGCCTGCGCCGGGTCAAGTTCTTTTCTGGCCGTACCTTTAGAGTATTGCTCCTCCTGTTCGGCAAACTCATTCTCGCGTAATGCAGCAACCTGCTCATTCATGCGGCCAATACGGTTAACCAGTAACAAAACGCCTTTGCCTGAACGGTTAGGAACCGAAACTGTTTTACCGTTAACAACTCTGCGTGCATTAGGCAGAGAGTTGCAGTGTAAAGAAACATAAATATTTGCCTTGTTTTCATTAGCCATGTCCGCTCTGGAGCGGTTGGGCACAAACACGTCGGTAGTACGCGTCATGATTACATTTACGTCTTTTAATTCTTTTTGTACTGCCTTCTGCAATTTTAACGCTAATGCCAGCGTTACATTCTTTTCCATCGAATAGGCACCAAGCGCGCCTGCGGCTTTGCCGCCGTGGCCAGCATCAATTACAATGGTTTTAAGTTTAAAACCGGTTGCAACTGTTGTGTCTTTTTTACAAGGATTATCTGTTGTGAAAGCAAAATTTATACTGGAGATGACTAAAGCCAATAATCCATAAATGAATGTTTTGAAACCTTTATTTTTCATTATTTTTGAACGCCGTTAACTTTATCTGCAAAAATACTATTCATAATCAATTTTGAAATTTCTCAGGTTCTTTTTTATAATAGCCATTGTTTTGATAGTTAATGCAATAGCACATGCTCACAAAGCAAGCTATTACAATACTACTGTATTTACGGCAGATACCCTCATTAAGCTCGACTCTGTTAAAGACAAAAAGCTTTTAAAACCCGCACAACGTATAGCTGCTAAAGCCAAAAGATCGGCAAAACAGGATACCTCTAAAAAAGTGGCCCGTTTAGATACGACTAAAAAGAAGCCCGGAGGTTTACAGTCTGAAGTAAAATCTGTTGCTGATGACTCTACTTACACTGATCCTGACAAAAAAATCACTTACCTCTTTGGAAATGCCCGCGTAACATACGAAGATTTTTCTTTAGATGCAGACTATATACGTGTTGATCAAACCAATCACCTCATATTTGCCAGCGGCAGGCGCGATCCCAAAACACGCCGGTACACCGGCCGTCCCATCGCTAAAAACAAAGATGAAAGCCCCTTAACGGCCGACTCCATCTTATATAACTATCAAACCAAAAGGGCCTACTCCTATAACACGTCAACAGAGCAGGAAGGTAATTTTATAACCGGCGGAGAGGCCAAAAAGCTTAACGAAACGGAAGTTGCCTACCATAACATCTTGTTCAGTACCTGTTCATTGCCTTATCCCGATACGCACTTTGGTATTGTAATTACTAAAGGCATTGGCGAAAAAAACCGCATAATATCGGGCCCGGCTTATCTTGAAATTGCGGGTGTGCCGTTACCGGTGGCTGTACCTTTTGGTTTTTTTCCTAAACCTAATAGCCGCTCATCCGGCTTCATCTTGCCCTCATTTGGCGAGGACGCACGTTTAGGCTTCTTTTTAAGAAACTTTGGCTATTACAAAGCTTTTAGCGATTACCTGGACTTAACTACCATGGCAAGTGTGTATTCCAGGGGATCTGTAGAGATTGGCACCACAGCCCGTTATTTAAAGCGTTATAAATACCAGGGAACATTGGCGCTAAATTTTGGCTCCCATAACTACGGTGTTTCCGGAGATCCGTTCACCAGGGATTACAATATACAATGGACACACTCGCAGGATGCCAACGCTCATCCGGGTAGCACGTTCAGCGCTTCGGTAAATGCGGCTACGCAGTCTTATTATGCCAACAACCCTGCTACCACTAATTATAACATACAGCAATTAACGCAAAACAACCTTCGTTCGAGTATTTCTTATAGCCGTACCTGGGCAGGTACGCCATTCAATTTAACTACCAGCCTTTCGCATAGCCAGGACTTATCGC
Protein-coding sequences here:
- a CDS encoding N-acetylmuramoyl-L-alanine amidase, which translates into the protein MKNKGFKTFIYGLLALVISSINFAFTTDNPCKKDTTVATGFKLKTIVIDAGHGGKAAGALGAYSMEKNVTLALALKLQKAVQKELKDVNVIMTRTTDVFVPNRSRADMANENKANIYVSLHCNSLPNARRVVNGKTVSVPNRSGKGVLLLVNRIGRMNEQVAALRENEFAEQEEQYSKGTARKELDPAQAMTLNAFRDKFRKQSIHLASLINNEFTNTDGRNSLGVIEQGVLVLAHTAMPSVLVETGFINNPDEEDYLNSEDGQAEIVNSIVRAIKQYKHELEQTAP
- a CDS encoding ribonuclease Z is translated as MKFEVTILGSSSATPIFNRNPTAQVLNINERLYLIDCGEGTQVQMLHFDVKTSRIDHIFISHLHGDHYFGLVGLLSSMHLNGRTKPLKLFGPAPLKEIIDVQFKYSDTSLNYLIEFTATDPTAPQLILDNQDLTVETIPLDHRIPTTGFLFKQKKRLRKIIKNKVEALGIPVEDYPLLKKGAPYTAPDGTVYGNEDLTVDSDRPKCYAFCSDTIYNDAYFEQIRNVDLLYHESTFLHNMLDRANKTFHTTAWQAGQVAVQTEAKSLLIGHFSARYKSLMDLLEEARSVFPNTELAIEGNTYTVGEDMV
- a CDS encoding PhoH family protein translates to MNELKISIDHINPAVLWGPNNDHFEIIKKQYPKLKIVARGSEVKVLGDEQELAFFNEKFGYLLQHVEKYDTLNITDLERLLGAKHIETKTADQPNEKPGSTGEVIVFGHNGIMVKARTANQRRMVDSITKSDIMFAIGPAGTGKTYTAVALAVRALKNKEIKRIILTRPAVEAGENLGFLPGDLKEKIDPYLRPLYDALDDMIPPEKLKTYLENRTIEIAPLAFMRGRTLDNCFVILDEAQNATDMQLKMFLTRMGPTAKFIVTGDVTQIDLPKKQQSGLHTALRILTDIKGIEIIYLSGEDVVRHKLVRRILEAYGDIQ
- a CDS encoding phosphoribosylaminoimidazolesuccinocarboxamide synthase → MEAIKLTQYNFPGQTAYYKGKVRDVYTIGDKYLVMVVTDRISAFDVVLPEPIPYKGQVLNQIAAHFLEATADIVPNWVVNVPDPSVTIGKMCEPFKVEMVIRGYLAGHAAREYAAGKRTLCGVTLPEGLKENDKLPEPIITPTTKASVGHDEDISREDILAKGIVSEQDYLQLEQYTRALFARGTEIAAERGLILVDTKYEFGKADGKIYLIDEIHTPDSSRYFYSEGYADRQQKGEAQKQLSKEFVRKWLIENGFQGKDGQVVPVMTPEIVQSISERYIELFEQITGKPFVKSDNLDVLVRVESAVKGALLTL
- a CDS encoding ABC transporter transmembrane domain-containing protein, producing MARSRLNSGNAAEKELPKAKINKQSLQKISKLIGYIKPYRAKFFGGLIFLIISSLTGLAFPGFFGALIDAAQGKQHFSFIPANLVTIGEIAIVVLFLQGFVSYFRITWFVQVAEKSLADIRRDTYFKLVTLPMNFFSNRRVGELNSRISADLSQIQDTLTTTFAEIIRQIIILVGGIILLAISSIKLTLALLLVLPFLIVIAIFFGKFIRNLSRQAQDKLAESNTIVEETLQGIANVKAFVNEAFEAGRYTKNLSEVVTLAVKGAKYRGMFGAFIVFCLFGTIFCEIWYGSYLVSIHDNGLTFGKLTTFIVYAAFISAAMGSLPDLYANLQKAIGASERVLEILAEQGEAVSIHESENAVKQIIKGNLTFSNINFHYPSRPEIEVLKEVSIEAQAGQKVAIVGPSGSGKSTMAALILQFYHPQSGQMLFDGKPAADYALTDIRNQVAIVPQDVLLFGGSIRENIAYGKRNATEAEVIQAAKRANADQFITGFPEGYDTIVGERGVKLSGGQRQRIAIARALLKNPSILILDEATSSLDSESERLVQEALEELMKGRTSIIIAHRLSTIREADKIVVLEKGRIIESGTHEELIAREEGLYRYLSQLQFDTTA
- a CDS encoding MlaD family protein; protein product: MKINNETKIGILTVIGLAVLVLGYSYLKGNDVFSSSNKFYALYRNVEGLTLSKPILVNGFQIGHVSNMTLQTESGFTIVEFKVDPKYPIPNNTLARLESTDLLGSKAIIFELGNSRELAENKDTLRADIQGSLAQSLQPVQRKAEMLMERVDSSLAAINKILNPEFQRNVDRSFMSIANSLQTLEGTTKKIDRLVGAQSNHINGILTNAEVMTSNLRTSSGRLNTTTANFEKVSSDLANSNIKQTLENANKAMADLQSTVNRINSGKGSLGLLLNDDKMYNNLNEASANLNNLFIDLKAHPKRYVSFSVFGRKGD
- a CDS encoding SAM-dependent chlorinase/fluorinase — translated: MGIITLTTDLGDKDIYQAALKGSILKISPSVNIVDITHSVAAFNIQQAAFILKNSFYYFPEETVHLIGIDTVYSEENRFLAIRYRNHYFVGADNGIFSLIFDDEPEEMVEINILQDLKFLHFPLSDIFVKAACHLAQGGTLNAIGLPVHSIEKRMTLQPAVERNQIRGMVIYIDSFQNVITNITKDFFNRVQQGRRFVLYFKRNETITHLSWHYNEVPEGEKLCLFGISDHLEIAINKGNASGLLGLNLGDSVIIDFQ
- a CDS encoding MBL fold metallo-hydrolase — protein: MNLTIHGAARQVTGSMHLLEVNQYKILIDCGLDYEKDRNIQANEDFPFNPSEVDVVILTHAHIDHSGNLPTLVRMGFEGQILCTPPTAELAELLLMDSVSIFLNKMHKQNKHRRGKHHSTTRQPLYLQKHVIDTVERMVTIGFNKPFRLNGDIELTFIPVGHLLGAAAVVLKVNDHGEEKTIAFTGDIGRNNYPVLNDPQPLPPVDYLVSESTYGGRFHSKDKTIEQVLIETIDKACIKESGRLIIPAFSIGRTQALVYSLNKIFSSGLLPPIKVFVDSPMASASTQVFRKHHGLLNEEAQEFYRDKGDEFEFDNLTYVENLKDSRQIANYFEPCIIISSAGMLEGGRIQDHLYNNIQNYYCTILFIGYCAKGTLGYRLLRGDPVVHIKDREMAVYATIKKTDLFSAHGDHDDLVNTVKQQKPEKLKQVFLVHGEDESMQAMADALFADGYKVTIPEKSLSYTL
- a CDS encoding STAS domain-containing protein, with the translated sequence MKFTVDKHEKYVLIRLNESKLNSLITPQLKSELILINTEGQRNIILDLCQVKFADSSGLSSLLVGHRLCKNAEGSFILACLNESVSRLISISQLDNVLTIVPTTEEAIDHIFMEEIEKELKKEAK